Genomic segment of Prochlorococcus marinus XMU1405:
GGAAACCATGTAAGTAAAATTCTTATTATCAATATGAAAGAATAAATTGATAAAGTTTGACCCAGAACTGCGAAAATCTCAGATAACATTATCTTGTCGTAATTTAACACATACTAACATTTACTTATTATTGCTGCTTATTGTTACCACTTCCTATATTTGAGAGATATTCATTACTTACAGCAAAAGTTTGGAAAAACTTTTCTGATAATGATATCCAATATGATCTACCATCTTTTTGCTTCCGTTTGACGATGAATTTCTTTTCTAATAATTCTTTAATATGATCATAAGCACCTGAACCTCGAAGAAGTATAAGATCCGATTGCAGGATCTTTTTTTTAATCGCAATAGTTGCCAATGTCCTTAATTCGGATGTTTTCAAATCAGAAGGAAGTAAATCATCTACGAATTCATTAAGACTAGATTTTAGTTCGAGAGAAAAACTATTATTAACTGCATTTAATTCAATAGCTGAGTTGGGATTAGAGTATTTATTTTTTAGATCTTTAATTACATCATTTATTGAGTTTATATCAGAATTAGTAATTTCTGAAAGATCCTTCTTTGTTATTGGTCTGCCTTTCAAATATAGAACAGCTTCAACTTTAGTAACTAGATCTATATCAGATATTGGCGTGGTATTTAGATCAGATTGATTGATTTTAATTACCGAAATCTTTCCTAATTTACCTTAAATTTAATCTGATGCACCAAGGAATAATCTATATGTATCGTTTTGAGTTTCATCCCAGTATTTATAGCCTAGAATTCTTACAAATTTATTCCACTCTAAAATCTCATTTTTATCGATCAAAACGC
This window contains:
- the scpB gene encoding SMC-Scp complex subunit ScpB; amino-acid sequence: MSDIDLVTKVEAVLYLKGRPITKKDLSEITNSDINSINDVIKDLKNKYSNPNSAIELNAVNNSFSLELKSSLNEFVDDLLPSDLKTSELRTLATIAIKKKILQSDLILLRGSGAYDHIKELLEKKFIVKRKQKDGRSYWISLSEKFFQTFAVSNEYLSNIGSGNNKQQ